A stretch of the Vidua chalybeata isolate OUT-0048 chromosome Z, bVidCha1 merged haplotype, whole genome shotgun sequence genome encodes the following:
- the UGCG gene encoding ceramide glucosyltransferase isoform X3 yields MAVLALASEGLAIFGLILFVVLWLMHFMSIIYTRLHLNKKATDKQPYSKLPGVSLLKPLKGVDPNLINNLETFFELDYPKYEVLLCVQDHDDPAIDVCKKLLGKYPNVDARLFIGGKKVGINPKINNLMPGYEVAKYDLIWICDSGIRVTPDTLTDMANQMTEKVGLVHGLPYVADRQGFAATLEQVYFGTSHPRSYISANLTGFKCVTGMSCLMRKDVLDQAGGLIAFAQYIAEDYFMAKAIADRGWKFAMATQVAMQNSGSYSISQFQSRMIRWAKLRINMLPATIICEPISECFVASLVIGWAAHHVFRWDIMVFFMCHCLAWFIFDYIQLKGVQVPKCFFVAVSKDRWLLLQF; encoded by the exons ACGTCTCCACCTCAATAAGAAAGCCACGGACAAACAGCCATATAGCAAACTTCCTGGTGTTTCACTTCTAAAGCCATTAAAAGGCGTGGATCCTAACCTGATCAACAACCTAGAAACTTTCTTTGAGCTGGATTATCCTAAA TATGAAGTACTACTCTGTGTACAAGATCATGATGATCCAGCTATTGATGTGTGCAAAAAGCTCCTTGGCAAATACCCAAATGTTGATGCTAGACTGTTTATAG gTGGCAAGAAGGTTGGCATCAACCCCAAGATTAATAACTTAATGCCTGGGTATGAAGTTGCCAAATATGATCTCATATGGATTTGTGATAGTGGAATCAGAG TTACACCAGACACACTGACAGATATGGCCAATCAAATGACTGAAAAAGTGGGCTTGGTCCATGGGCTCCCCTATGTTGCAGACAGACAGGGTTTTGCTGCTACCCTTGAGCAG GTCTATTTTGGAACCTCGCATCCAAGGTCATATATTTCAGCCAACTTAACTGGCTTTAAGTGCGTAACAGGAATGTCATGCTTGATGAGGAAGGATGTCTTGGACCAAGCTGGAGGACTGATAGCTTTTGCGCAGTATATTGCTGAAGATTACTTTATGGCCAAAGCTATAGCTGACCG GGGCTGGAAATTTGCAATGGCCACACAAGTTGCAATGCAAAACTCTGGTTCATATTCTATTTCTCAGTTTCAGTCCAGAATGATCAG gtGGGCCAAACTAAGAATTAATATGTTGCCTGCCACAATAATTTGTGAGCCAATCTCAGAGTGCTTTGTTGCCAGTCTAGTTATTGGATGGGCAGCTCATCATGTGTTTAGATGGGATATAATGGTATTTTTCATGTGTCACTGCTTGGCTTGGTTTATATTTGACTACATTCAACTAAAAGGTGTTCAG GTCCCTAAATGCTTCTTTGTAGCAGTTTCTAAGGACAGGTGGCTGTTACTTCAGTTTTAA
- the UGCG gene encoding ceramide glucosyltransferase isoform X1, whose product MAVLALASEGLAIFGLILFVVLWLMHFMSIIYTRLHLNKKATDKQPYSKLPGVSLLKPLKGVDPNLINNLETFFELDYPKYEVLLCVQDHDDPAIDVCKKLLGKYPNVDARLFIGGKKVGINPKINNLMPGYEVAKYDLIWICDSGIRVTPDTLTDMANQMTEKVGLVHGLPYVADRQGFAATLEQVYFGTSHPRSYISANLTGFKCVTGMSCLMRKDVLDQAGGLIAFAQYIAEDYFMAKAIADRGWKFAMATQVAMQNSGSYSISQFQSRMIRWAKLRINMLPATIICEPISECFVASLVIGWAAHHVFRWDIMVFFMCHCLAWFIFDYIQLKGVQGGALCFSKLDYAVAWFIRESMTIYIFLSALWDPTISWRTGRYRLRCGGTAEEIIDV is encoded by the exons ACGTCTCCACCTCAATAAGAAAGCCACGGACAAACAGCCATATAGCAAACTTCCTGGTGTTTCACTTCTAAAGCCATTAAAAGGCGTGGATCCTAACCTGATCAACAACCTAGAAACTTTCTTTGAGCTGGATTATCCTAAA TATGAAGTACTACTCTGTGTACAAGATCATGATGATCCAGCTATTGATGTGTGCAAAAAGCTCCTTGGCAAATACCCAAATGTTGATGCTAGACTGTTTATAG gTGGCAAGAAGGTTGGCATCAACCCCAAGATTAATAACTTAATGCCTGGGTATGAAGTTGCCAAATATGATCTCATATGGATTTGTGATAGTGGAATCAGAG TTACACCAGACACACTGACAGATATGGCCAATCAAATGACTGAAAAAGTGGGCTTGGTCCATGGGCTCCCCTATGTTGCAGACAGACAGGGTTTTGCTGCTACCCTTGAGCAG GTCTATTTTGGAACCTCGCATCCAAGGTCATATATTTCAGCCAACTTAACTGGCTTTAAGTGCGTAACAGGAATGTCATGCTTGATGAGGAAGGATGTCTTGGACCAAGCTGGAGGACTGATAGCTTTTGCGCAGTATATTGCTGAAGATTACTTTATGGCCAAAGCTATAGCTGACCG GGGCTGGAAATTTGCAATGGCCACACAAGTTGCAATGCAAAACTCTGGTTCATATTCTATTTCTCAGTTTCAGTCCAGAATGATCAG gtGGGCCAAACTAAGAATTAATATGTTGCCTGCCACAATAATTTGTGAGCCAATCTCAGAGTGCTTTGTTGCCAGTCTAGTTATTGGATGGGCAGCTCATCATGTGTTTAGATGGGATATAATGGTATTTTTCATGTGTCACTGCTTGGCTTGGTTTATATTTGACTACATTCAACTAAAAGGTGTTCAG gGTGGTGCTCTGTGTTTTTCAAAACTTGATTATGCAGTAGCTTGGTTCATCAGAGAATCCATGacaatttatattttcctaTCTGCTTTGTGGGACCCCACTATTAGCTGGAGGACAGGGCGCTACAGATTACGTTGTGGAGgcactgcagaagaaattattgATGTATAG
- the UGCG gene encoding ceramide glucosyltransferase isoform X2 has protein sequence MAVLALASEGLAIFGLILFVVLWLMHFMSIIYTRLHLNKKATDKQPYSKLPGVSLLKPLKGVDPNLINNLETFFELDYPKYEVLLCVQDHDDPAIDVCKKLLGKYPNVDARLFIGGKKVGINPKINNLMPGYEVAKYDLIWICDSGIRVTPDTLTDMANQMTEKVGLVHGLPYVADRQGFAATLEQVYFGTSHPRSYISANLTGFKCVTGMSCLMRKDVLDQAGGLIAFAQYIAEDYFMAKAIADRGWKFAMATQVAMQNSGSYSISQFQSRMIRWAKLRINMLPATIICEPISECFVASLVIGWAAHHVFRWDIMVFFMCHCLAWFIFDYIQLKGVQVGDGKCLKGLKLSCISALLLSSGLHCSHFRCLLNL, from the exons ACGTCTCCACCTCAATAAGAAAGCCACGGACAAACAGCCATATAGCAAACTTCCTGGTGTTTCACTTCTAAAGCCATTAAAAGGCGTGGATCCTAACCTGATCAACAACCTAGAAACTTTCTTTGAGCTGGATTATCCTAAA TATGAAGTACTACTCTGTGTACAAGATCATGATGATCCAGCTATTGATGTGTGCAAAAAGCTCCTTGGCAAATACCCAAATGTTGATGCTAGACTGTTTATAG gTGGCAAGAAGGTTGGCATCAACCCCAAGATTAATAACTTAATGCCTGGGTATGAAGTTGCCAAATATGATCTCATATGGATTTGTGATAGTGGAATCAGAG TTACACCAGACACACTGACAGATATGGCCAATCAAATGACTGAAAAAGTGGGCTTGGTCCATGGGCTCCCCTATGTTGCAGACAGACAGGGTTTTGCTGCTACCCTTGAGCAG GTCTATTTTGGAACCTCGCATCCAAGGTCATATATTTCAGCCAACTTAACTGGCTTTAAGTGCGTAACAGGAATGTCATGCTTGATGAGGAAGGATGTCTTGGACCAAGCTGGAGGACTGATAGCTTTTGCGCAGTATATTGCTGAAGATTACTTTATGGCCAAAGCTATAGCTGACCG GGGCTGGAAATTTGCAATGGCCACACAAGTTGCAATGCAAAACTCTGGTTCATATTCTATTTCTCAGTTTCAGTCCAGAATGATCAG gtGGGCCAAACTAAGAATTAATATGTTGCCTGCCACAATAATTTGTGAGCCAATCTCAGAGTGCTTTGTTGCCAGTCTAGTTATTGGATGGGCAGCTCATCATGTGTTTAGATGGGATATAATGGTATTTTTCATGTGTCACTGCTTGGCTTGGTTTATATTTGACTACATTCAACTAAAAGGTGTTCAG gTGGGAGATGGAAAGTGTCTGAAGGGACTGAAACTCTCCTGTATCAGTGCTCTACTGCTTTCATCTGGTTTGCACTGCAGCCACTTCAGATGTCTGCTGAACCTGTGA